From Alphaproteobacteria bacterium, one genomic window encodes:
- the pheT gene encoding phenylalanine--tRNA ligase subunit beta, producing the protein MKLTLSWLKEHLETEASLDEISSALTMLGLEVESINDRAAELAPFTVAYVETAEQHPNADRLRVCKVNTGTEVLDVVCGAPNARAGMKVVFAAIGTHIPGTDMVLEKRAIRGVTGFGMLCSEREMGISDDHEGIIELPDDAEIGAPFAPLVGLDDARIDIAITPDRGDCLGVLGIARDLAAAGIGKLITPAIKPLQGDFASPILVRLDFTQETADACPLFVGRYIRGVKNGSSPDWLRRRLRAVGLRPISALVDITNLATFDRARPLHVFDADALVGNIHVRLARAGERLAALDDKTYEVDPEMTVIADDDGPVALAGVIGGAPTGCTAKTTNVFLESAYFDLVRTATTGRKLQIESDARHRFERGIDREGTVSGAQYATHLILDICGGEASELVIAGGAPGDKREIRFRPGRVHALGGLDVQCDESTAILHSLGFAPQTTAEDITVRVPTWRHDIDGEADIVEEVLRVKGFDTIPAVSLPRAHAVARPGLDGPKRRVRQSRRTLAARGLNECVTWSFLSGEQAALFGGGKAVLALANPISSELTDMRPSTLPNLLAAVARNRARGFDSFGMFEVGPIYADDTPEGQGVAAGAVRCGQSGPRNWLDVPRSVDAFDTKGDALALLTTLGIPTDRVNVTADAPDWYHPGRSGVLHLGPKTVLGHFGELHPRILGAFDVEAPIAAFELFLDALPRPKLKATRARPPFTVSDLPTVSRDFAFLVDEGVPAEDVLGAVRQVSAKNSLKLPFSDITLFDIYEGEGMAEGKKSVAFSITLQPTERTLTDDEIKTVADAVIAQVTKATGGELRG; encoded by the coding sequence ATGAAGTTGACCCTAAGCTGGCTCAAGGAGCATCTGGAAACGGAGGCCTCGCTTGACGAGATATCCTCGGCGCTGACCATGCTAGGCTTGGAAGTCGAGTCGATAAATGACCGCGCGGCCGAGCTCGCACCTTTCACGGTCGCCTATGTCGAGACGGCGGAGCAGCACCCCAATGCCGACCGCCTGCGTGTGTGCAAGGTCAACACGGGCACGGAAGTGTTGGACGTGGTTTGCGGCGCGCCCAATGCGCGCGCCGGCATGAAAGTCGTCTTCGCGGCCATTGGCACACATATTCCCGGCACCGACATGGTGCTGGAGAAGCGTGCCATCCGTGGAGTCACGGGCTTCGGCATGCTCTGCTCCGAGCGTGAGATGGGTATTTCGGACGACCATGAAGGCATCATCGAGCTGCCTGACGACGCTGAGATCGGCGCGCCCTTCGCACCGCTGGTGGGTCTCGATGATGCGCGCATCGATATTGCCATCACCCCCGACCGCGGCGACTGCTTGGGCGTGCTCGGCATCGCCCGGGACCTGGCCGCCGCTGGCATCGGCAAGCTGATCACGCCGGCGATTAAGCCGCTGCAGGGGGATTTTGCAAGCCCGATCCTCGTGCGGCTCGACTTCACGCAAGAGACTGCCGATGCCTGTCCGCTGTTCGTCGGCCGCTATATCCGCGGGGTGAAGAACGGCTCGAGCCCTGACTGGTTGCGGCGGCGCTTGCGCGCGGTGGGTTTGCGGCCTATCTCGGCGTTGGTCGATATCACTAATCTCGCTACGTTCGACCGGGCGCGGCCGCTGCACGTGTTTGATGCTGACGCGCTGGTCGGTAATATTCACGTGCGCCTGGCCCGCGCGGGTGAGCGCTTGGCTGCGCTCGACGATAAGACCTACGAGGTTGACCCTGAGATGACGGTGATTGCCGACGACGACGGTCCGGTAGCGCTCGCGGGCGTGATCGGCGGCGCACCCACAGGCTGCACGGCGAAGACCACTAACGTCTTTCTCGAATCCGCCTATTTCGATCTCGTTCGCACGGCAACGACCGGACGCAAGCTACAGATCGAATCGGATGCACGCCACCGGTTTGAGCGTGGCATAGACCGCGAAGGCACTGTGTCCGGCGCGCAATATGCCACACACTTGATCCTCGATATTTGTGGCGGTGAGGCCAGCGAACTTGTCATTGCCGGGGGTGCGCCGGGGGATAAGCGTGAGATCAGGTTCCGGCCCGGGCGTGTGCACGCACTGGGTGGGCTCGATGTGCAGTGCGACGAGAGTACGGCTATTCTCCACTCCCTCGGCTTTGCGCCGCAAACAACCGCCGAGGATATTACGGTCCGCGTGCCGACCTGGCGCCACGATATTGACGGCGAAGCCGACATCGTCGAGGAGGTTCTGCGTGTCAAGGGCTTCGATACCATTCCCGCGGTCTCTCTGCCGCGGGCACACGCTGTGGCACGGCCCGGGCTCGACGGGCCCAAGCGGCGCGTGCGCCAATCCCGGCGCACGCTGGCCGCGCGCGGGCTCAATGAATGCGTTACCTGGTCGTTTCTCTCGGGCGAACAGGCGGCGTTGTTTGGCGGCGGCAAGGCGGTTCTGGCGCTTGCCAATCCGATCTCCAGCGAGTTAACCGATATGCGTCCAAGTACGCTGCCCAATTTGCTTGCCGCCGTGGCCCGCAATCGGGCACGCGGGTTCGATAGTTTCGGGATGTTCGAGGTCGGGCCGATCTACGCTGACGACACGCCGGAAGGCCAGGGCGTGGCAGCGGGTGCCGTGCGTTGTGGCCAGAGTGGCCCGCGCAACTGGCTCGATGTGCCGCGTTCGGTCGATGCCTTCGACACCAAAGGTGATGCGCTTGCCCTGCTCACCACGCTCGGCATTCCAACCGACCGAGTCAACGTCACGGCCGATGCTCCCGACTGGTACCACCCCGGTCGCTCCGGTGTGCTGCACTTGGGGCCGAAGACCGTGCTCGGCCATTTCGGCGAGCTGCATCCGCGCATCCTTGGGGCCTTCGATGTCGAGGCACCTATCGCCGCCTTCGAACTGTTCCTCGACGCCTTACCGCGACCGAAACTCAAGGCGACTCGTGCCCGCCCGCCATTCACGGTCTCCGACCTGCCGACGGTTTCGCGCGACTTTGCTTTCCTGGTTGATGAAGGTGTGCCCGCCGAAGACGTACTGGGCGCTGTGCGCCAAGTCTCTGCTAAGAACTCGCTCAAGCTACCATTCTCGGATATCACCCTGTTCGATATTTATGAGGGCGAGGGCATGGCCGAAGGCAAGAAGTCCGTCGCCTTCTCCATTACCCTGCAACCTACAGAGCGCACGCTGACCGATGACGAAATCAAGACCGTCGCCGACGCCGTGATCGCGCAGGTGACCAAAGCCACCGGCGGCGAGCTGCGGGGATAA
- the pheS gene encoding phenylalanine--tRNA ligase subunit alpha: MTISETAARVREEFTAAIADAVTLETLEQVRVAALGKKGPVSDLMRGLGGMSPEERKEAGPLLNNLKRELGKAIEARRGALKKAALDARLVEERIDVTAPVRPETVGSVHPVSQVLDEITEIFADMGLEVAEGPDIETDFNNFTALNIPPEHPARQMHDTFYFPEQDDGSKLVLRTHTSPVQIRTMMGGPPPYRIVIPGRTYRCDYDMTHTPMFHQIEGLVVDRETHMGHLKGCLIDFTRAFFEVADLPLRFRPSYFPFTEPSAEVDIGCTTSGGKFRAGHQGNDDDGWMEILGCGMVHSRVLANCGLDPGEYQGFAFGMGIDRLAMLKYGILDLRAFFDSDLRWLRHYSFAALDLPSLGQGLSR; encoded by the coding sequence ATGACGATCAGCGAGACCGCCGCACGGGTGCGCGAGGAATTCACCGCCGCGATCGCCGATGCGGTGACCCTGGAGACGCTTGAACAAGTGCGCGTCGCCGCCCTCGGCAAGAAGGGCCCGGTGAGCGACTTGATGCGTGGGCTCGGCGGCATGAGTCCGGAAGAGCGTAAGGAGGCAGGCCCCCTGCTCAACAACCTCAAGCGCGAGCTCGGCAAGGCCATCGAGGCGCGGCGCGGCGCATTGAAAAAAGCGGCGCTTGATGCCCGCCTTGTCGAAGAGCGCATCGATGTGACCGCGCCCGTACGCCCTGAGACTGTGGGCAGCGTTCACCCGGTAAGCCAGGTGCTCGACGAGATCACCGAGATCTTCGCCGACATGGGGCTCGAGGTGGCGGAAGGCCCCGACATCGAGACCGACTTCAACAATTTCACAGCGCTGAACATCCCGCCCGAGCATCCGGCACGGCAGATGCACGACACCTTCTATTTCCCCGAACAAGACGACGGCTCCAAGCTTGTCTTGCGGACCCATACCTCGCCGGTACAGATTCGTACCATGATGGGTGGGCCGCCGCCGTACCGCATCGTCATTCCAGGGCGCACCTATCGTTGCGACTACGACATGACCCACACGCCCATGTTTCACCAGATCGAAGGTCTGGTGGTTGATCGTGAGACCCATATGGGGCACCTCAAGGGTTGCCTGATCGACTTCACCCGCGCTTTCTTCGAGGTTGCCGACCTGCCGCTGCGCTTCCGCCCCTCCTATTTTCCCTTCACCGAGCCCTCGGCCGAAGTGGACATCGGCTGCACCACCTCTGGCGGCAAATTTCGTGCCGGCCACCAAGGCAATGACGATGACGGCTGGATGGAGATCTTGGGTTGCGGCATGGTGCATTCGCGCGTGCTCGCAAATTGCGGCTTGGACCCGGGCGAGTATCAGGGCTTCGCTTTCGGCATGGGCATCGACCGTCTGGCGATGCTGAAATATGGCATCCTCGATCTGCGCGCCTTCTTCGACTCCGATCTGCGCTGGTTGCGCCATTACAGCTTCGCGGCACTCGACCTGCCGAGCCTGGGCCAAGGTTTAAGTCGATGA
- the rplT gene encoding 50S ribosomal protein L20 translates to MARVKRGVTTHARHRKVIKAAKGYYGRRKNTFRIANQAVEKAGQYAYRDRRNRKRAFRRLWIQRINAGARLHGLTYGEFMHGLTKAGIELDRKVLADIAARDPGGFEALTTAVREAIAKS, encoded by the coding sequence ATGGCACGAGTCAAGCGCGGCGTTACCACCCACGCCCGTCACAGGAAGGTGATCAAGGCGGCTAAAGGCTATTACGGCCGCCGCAAGAATACTTTCCGCATCGCCAACCAGGCGGTGGAGAAGGCCGGCCAGTACGCCTACCGCGACCGCCGCAACCGCAAGCGCGCCTTTCGCCGTTTGTGGATTCAGCGCATCAATGCTGGCGCCCGTCTGCACGGCCTCACCTATGGCGAGTTTATGCACGGTCTGACCAAGGCCGGCATCGAGCTAGATCGCAAGGTGTTGGCCGATATCGCGGCACGCGACCCGGGTGGTTTTGAGGCCCTGACCACGGCTGTGCGCGAGGCCATCGCCAAAAGCTAG
- the rpmI gene encoding 50S ribosomal protein L35, producing the protein MPKLKTKSGAKKRFRLTASGKVRMNQIGKRHGMIKRTKKFIRNQRGSTIMSDSDARIVKRNFLPYG; encoded by the coding sequence ATGCCCAAGCTCAAGACCAAGAGTGGCGCCAAAAAGCGTTTTCGCCTGACGGCGAGCGGCAAGGTCCGCATGAACCAGATCGGCAAGCGCCATGGCATGATTAAGCGCACCAAGAAGTTCATCCGCAACCAGCGCGGCTCGACTATCATGTCAGACTCCGACGCGCGAATCGTCAAGCGCAACTTTCTTCCTTACGGCTGA
- the infC gene encoding translation initiation factor IF-3 gives MVRFHPPVPPQREGPRANDQIHADPVRLVDDAGEMIGVLSLGDAQARADAVGLDLVEVSPNAAPPVCKILDYGKYKYDAQKRAAEARKKQKTIDIKEIKMRPGIDNHDYDVKMRRIVEFLGEGDKVKVTLRFRGREMAYQNLGMQVLDRVRDELDELGKVEQFPKMEGRQMTMVIAPR, from the coding sequence ATAGTCAGATTCCATCCGCCCGTACCCCCGCAACGCGAGGGGCCACGCGCCAACGACCAAATTCATGCCGACCCGGTGCGCCTGGTCGACGATGCCGGTGAAATGATAGGGGTGTTGTCCCTCGGAGACGCCCAAGCCCGCGCCGACGCTGTCGGGCTTGACCTGGTGGAGGTCTCGCCAAACGCTGCGCCGCCGGTCTGCAAGATTCTCGATTACGGCAAGTACAAGTACGATGCGCAGAAGCGCGCCGCAGAAGCGCGCAAGAAGCAGAAGACCATAGATATCAAGGAGATCAAGATGCGTCCCGGCATCGATAACCACGATTACGATGTCAAGATGCGCCGTATCGTCGAGTTCCTCGGAGAAGGCGATAAGGTTAAAGTAACACTACGCTTCCGTGGCCGCGAGATGGCCTATCAAAACCTTGGCATGCAGGTGCTAGACCGGGTCCGTGACGAGCTCGACGAACTCGGCAAGGTCGAGCAATTTCCAAAGATGGAAGGGCGCCAGATGACCATGGTGATCGCCCCGAGATAA
- the thrS gene encoding threonine--tRNA ligase gives MATISESTLREIAITLPDGSVRAFPRPVTAGEVAATIGPGLAKAAIVARVNGALWDLNREIEADAELTIVTAKDAEGLEVLRHDAAHVLAQAAKELWPDIQVTIGPVIEDGFYYDFARDEPFTPEDLERMERRMREIVDRDEPIARKVWRRDDAINFYEEIGETYKAQIVQELPDDELITIYKQGEFTDLCRGPHLASTGKLGKAFKLLKLAGAYWRGDSRNTMLQRVYGTAWTSEKELKAYLHRLEEAEKRDHRRLGREMNLYHFQEEAAGSVFWHPKGWTLYCAAREYMRRRLDAAGYVEVHTPELVDRVLWERSGHWEKFREHMFTAESEDRVLALKPMNCPCHVQVFRQGIKSYRDLPLRMAEFGACYRNEPSGALHGLMRVRAFVQDDAHIFCTEDQISSETVEFCTLLLDIYRDFGFEDVTVKFADRPPVRAGDDAVWDRAETALQEACRVAGLEPVPNPGEGAFYGPKLEFVLRDAIGRDWQCGTLQVDFVLPERLDANYIGEDGGKHRPVMLHRAILGSFERFIGILVENYAGRLPMWLAPTQTVVATITSEGDAFATEVRDAFATAGLRCEIDLRNEKINYKVREHSHAKVPVIAVVGAREAAERTVSIRRLGEKKQEVLALDDAKSILVGEAADPLTRAGKI, from the coding sequence ATGGCAACAATTTCCGAATCCACACTCCGAGAGATCGCTATTACTTTGCCGGACGGCTCCGTCCGGGCTTTCCCGCGTCCGGTTACCGCCGGAGAAGTGGCAGCCACCATCGGGCCCGGGCTGGCCAAGGCGGCGATCGTTGCGCGCGTCAACGGTGCGCTCTGGGATCTCAACCGCGAGATCGAGGCTGATGCCGAACTGACGATCGTTACAGCCAAGGACGCGGAAGGGCTTGAAGTGTTGCGCCATGACGCCGCGCATGTGCTGGCCCAGGCTGCAAAGGAGCTTTGGCCCGATATTCAGGTAACTATCGGCCCGGTGATTGAGGACGGCTTCTATTATGATTTCGCTCGCGATGAGCCCTTTACTCCGGAAGATCTGGAGCGCATGGAAAGGCGCATGCGCGAGATCGTCGATCGCGACGAGCCGATAGCACGTAAGGTTTGGCGCCGGGACGACGCCATTAACTTTTACGAAGAGATCGGCGAGACGTACAAGGCACAGATAGTCCAGGAACTTCCCGATGACGAACTCATCACGATCTACAAGCAGGGCGAGTTCACTGATCTCTGCCGTGGCCCACACTTGGCGTCCACGGGCAAGCTCGGAAAGGCATTCAAGCTACTCAAGCTAGCCGGCGCTTATTGGCGCGGCGATTCGCGCAATACCATGCTGCAACGCGTTTACGGCACGGCCTGGACGTCCGAGAAGGAGCTTAAGGCCTATCTGCACCGCCTTGAAGAAGCCGAGAAGCGCGATCACCGCCGGCTCGGCCGCGAGATGAATCTCTATCACTTTCAGGAGGAAGCGGCGGGCAGCGTCTTCTGGCACCCTAAGGGCTGGACGCTATATTGCGCCGCCCGGGAGTACATGCGCCGTCGCCTCGACGCCGCTGGCTATGTTGAGGTACACACGCCAGAGCTCGTCGACCGCGTGCTCTGGGAGCGCTCGGGCCACTGGGAGAAATTCCGCGAACACATGTTCACTGCCGAGTCGGAAGACCGCGTGCTGGCGCTCAAGCCCATGAACTGCCCCTGCCATGTGCAGGTCTTTCGCCAGGGCATCAAGAGCTACCGAGACCTGCCGCTCCGCATGGCCGAGTTCGGCGCCTGCTACCGCAACGAGCCCTCGGGCGCACTGCACGGGCTGATGCGAGTGCGCGCCTTCGTTCAGGACGACGCCCACATCTTTTGCACCGAGGACCAGATTTCGTCTGAGACCGTGGAATTCTGCACCCTGTTGCTCGATATTTATCGCGACTTCGGTTTCGAGGACGTGACCGTTAAGTTTGCCGACCGCCCGCCCGTGCGCGCGGGTGATGACGCTGTCTGGGATCGTGCCGAGACGGCGTTGCAAGAGGCCTGCCGGGTGGCGGGCCTTGAGCCCGTGCCGAACCCCGGCGAAGGCGCATTTTACGGACCGAAGCTCGAGTTCGTGCTACGCGATGCCATCGGCCGCGACTGGCAATGCGGCACGCTGCAGGTCGATTTCGTCTTGCCGGAAAGGCTCGACGCCAACTATATCGGTGAGGACGGTGGCAAGCACCGTCCGGTCATGCTGCACCGGGCGATCCTCGGCTCCTTCGAGCGCTTCATCGGCATTCTGGTGGAGAACTATGCCGGGCGCTTGCCCATGTGGCTGGCTCCAACCCAGACTGTGGTCGCCACCATTACCAGCGAGGGTGACGCCTTCGCGACCGAGGTGCGCGATGCTTTCGCCACCGCCGGCCTGCGCTGCGAGATCGACTTGCGCAACGAAAAAATCAACTACAAGGTCCGCGAGCACAGCCACGCAAAAGTACCGGTAATCGCGGTCGTCGGCGCCCGCGAGGCGGCCGAGCGCACAGTCTCAATCCGCCGCTTGGGCGAAAAAAAACAGGAAGTGCTTGCTCTTGACGATGCGAAATCGATACTTGTCGGCGAAGCTGCCGATCCGCTGACGCGGGCCGGCAAGATCTAA
- a CDS encoding glycosyltransferase family 9 protein — protein MAERILVIKLGALGDWVLATGPFAAIRAYHPGAEITLLTVSAFAGWGEACGWFDRVWLDERPGWMRPGVWLAMRRRLVAADFERVYDLQTSDRSSLYFRLFARGVRPEWSGIAAGCSHPHGNPERDAMHTLDRQAEQLAMADIAEVPLPSLSWLDADISLPSTPYALLVPGGAPHRPTKRWPHYAALAKALAERGTLPVLIGAEAEQDTLAVIAAEASCEIQNLCGATTLDQLAPLARSAALAVGNDTGPMHILAACGTRSVVLFSAASDPSLCAPRGENVTVLQMAQLADLPPEKVLAGLA, from the coding sequence ATGGCTGAGAGGATCCTCGTCATCAAGCTTGGCGCGCTCGGCGACTGGGTGCTGGCGACGGGGCCGTTCGCTGCCATCCGCGCGTATCATCCTGGGGCCGAGATCACGTTGCTCACCGTTTCTGCCTTCGCGGGCTGGGGCGAGGCCTGTGGTTGGTTCGACCGGGTATGGTTGGACGAACGCCCCGGCTGGATGCGGCCAGGCGTCTGGCTCGCCATGCGGCGGCGATTGGTGGCGGCCGACTTTGAGCGGGTCTACGACCTGCAGACCTCGGACCGCTCCAGCCTCTATTTCCGTCTGTTTGCCCGCGGTGTGCGGCCCGAATGGTCGGGCATTGCGGCCGGCTGCTCGCACCCGCATGGTAACCCTGAGCGCGATGCTATGCACACCCTCGACCGGCAGGCCGAGCAACTGGCGATGGCTGATATCGCCGAGGTGCCGCTGCCGTCGCTCTCCTGGCTCGATGCCGATATCTCGTTGCCGAGTACGCCTTACGCCCTGCTGGTGCCCGGCGGGGCTCCCCACCGTCCGACCAAGCGCTGGCCGCACTACGCGGCGCTGGCAAAGGCGCTGGCCGAGCGCGGCACCCTGCCTGTGCTGATCGGTGCTGAGGCCGAGCAGGATACCCTGGCTGTCATCGCGGCCGAAGCCTCTTGCGAAATCCAAAACCTTTGTGGTGCGACCACCCTGGACCAACTTGCCCCCCTCGCGCGCAGCGCCGCACTTGCCGTTGGCAACGACACCGGGCCGATGCACATCCTCGCCGCCTGCGGCACGCGCTCTGTCGTCCTCTTCAGCGCCGCCTCCGATCCCTCGCTATGTGCGCCCCGCGGCGAAAATGTGACCGTGCTGCAAATGGCACAGCTTGCCGACTTGCCGCCCGAAAAAGTCCTGGCTGGCCTCGCTTGA
- a CDS encoding glycosyltransferase family 4 protein, protein MAGGRCVLQVLPAMGAGGVPRGTIEVAAAQIAARWQALVASAGGPGVDALEAAGAEHIALPLDSKNPFAIAANARRLEALIRQRHIDLVHARSRAPAWSALMAAHGAGVPFVTTFHGTYGHANAFKRRYNIVMTKGDRVIAISEHIARHMQKIYGTPPERICVIPRGVDLSVFDAAKVAPERVTALRQTWGADDAPVVLLPGRLTGWKGQTVLIEAARLAKQPMRIVLAGDAQGRGRYVARLREQIAVAGLADSVVIPGDVSDMAAACLAADVVVSASIDPEAFGRVAIEGQAVGRPVIATAHGGSLESVADGETGWLVPPGDATALATALERCLAMPEAARAAMGAAGIARVRARFTAEKMCAMTLAVYHELLEI, encoded by the coding sequence ATGGCTGGAGGGCGATGCGTACTGCAAGTGCTGCCGGCGATGGGCGCCGGTGGCGTGCCGCGCGGGACCATCGAGGTGGCGGCAGCGCAGATCGCGGCCCGTTGGCAGGCGCTGGTCGCCTCCGCGGGGGGTCCTGGTGTTGATGCGCTCGAGGCCGCAGGCGCCGAGCACATCGCCTTGCCGCTCGACAGCAAGAACCCTTTTGCTATCGCCGCCAATGCTCGTCGGCTCGAAGCCCTGATCCGCCAGCGCCACATCGACCTGGTTCATGCGCGCAGCCGTGCACCGGCCTGGAGCGCGCTCATGGCGGCACATGGTGCTGGCGTCCCCTTCGTTACCACCTTCCACGGCACCTACGGCCATGCCAACGCTTTCAAGCGTCGTTACAATATTGTTATGACCAAGGGCGACCGGGTCATCGCTATCTCCGAGCACATCGCACGCCACATGCAGAAAATCTATGGCACGCCGCCGGAGCGCATCTGCGTGATTCCCCGCGGCGTCGATCTGTCCGTGTTTGATGCGGCCAAGGTGGCGCCCGAGCGCGTCACCGCCCTGCGCCAAACCTGGGGTGCGGACGATGCCCCAGTGGTCCTGCTGCCGGGCCGGTTGACGGGCTGGAAAGGCCAGACAGTGCTGATCGAGGCGGCTCGACTGGCCAAACAACCCATGCGCATTGTGCTAGCTGGCGATGCGCAGGGCCGCGGGCGCTATGTGGCGCGGCTACGTGAGCAGATTGCGGTAGCGGGGCTTGCAGACAGTGTGGTCATACCCGGCGACGTGAGCGATATGGCAGCAGCTTGCCTCGCTGCTGACGTGGTGGTCTCGGCCTCAATCGATCCGGAAGCCTTCGGCCGCGTTGCCATTGAGGGCCAAGCTGTAGGCCGCCCGGTAATCGCTACGGCCCATGGTGGCTCGCTCGAGTCCGTGGCAGATGGCGAGACCGGCTGGTTGGTGCCGCCGGGCGATGCTACAGCCCTAGCGACAGCGCTTGAGCGGTGTCTCGCCATGCCCGAGGCGGCCCGGGCAGCCATGGGTGCCGCCGGGATCGCTCGCGTCCGGGCGCGCTTTACGGCCGAGAAAATGTGCGCCATGACGCTAGCCGTCTATCATGAGTTGTTGGAAATTTAA
- a CDS encoding alpha/beta hydrolase, with translation MAYHRSPGNGPMVIFCGGFMSDMTGTKAQALGAFCRERGQGYVRFDYHGHGQSSGAFADGTIGRWVDDALAVIDMLNDAPVLLVGSSMGGWIMLLAALARRQRVAGLVGIAAAPDFTRRMVEEEFDDEQRLALLHKGRVEMPSEYDDGPYIITQALIDDGNARCLLHGPIALEIPVRLLHGMQDTAVPWQTALTIAEALESERVAVTLVKAGDHRLSEPGDITRLCAAVTEVSELID, from the coding sequence GTGGCCTATCACCGAAGCCCTGGCAACGGACCGATGGTGATCTTCTGTGGCGGCTTCATGTCGGACATGACAGGCACCAAGGCGCAGGCGCTGGGGGCCTTTTGCCGCGAGCGCGGCCAGGGCTACGTGCGCTTCGACTATCATGGCCACGGGCAATCCTCGGGCGCGTTCGCCGACGGCACCATCGGGCGCTGGGTCGACGATGCACTGGCTGTCATCGACATGCTTAACGACGCACCGGTGCTGCTGGTTGGCTCCAGCATGGGCGGCTGGATAATGCTGCTGGCGGCGCTTGCCCGGCGTCAACGCGTCGCCGGGCTGGTCGGCATCGCTGCCGCACCCGACTTCACACGGCGCATGGTGGAAGAGGAATTCGACGACGAGCAGCGCCTGGCATTATTGCATAAGGGCAGGGTGGAAATGCCGTCTGAGTACGATGACGGACCCTACATCATCACACAGGCGCTGATCGACGACGGTAATGCCCGCTGCCTACTTCACGGGCCGATCGCGCTGGAAATTCCAGTGCGCCTCCTGCACGGTATGCAGGACACGGCGGTGCCCTGGCAGACCGCGCTTACCATCGCCGAGGCACTGGAAAGCGAGCGCGTCGCCGTGACGCTCGTCAAGGCGGGCGATCACCGCCTCAGCGAACCTGGCGATATCACCCGCCTTTGTGCGGCGGTGACGGAAGTCAGCGAGTTGATTGACTAA
- a CDS encoding HIT domain-containing protein has product MAYDDSNIFARILRNEIPADKVYEDEHVLAFHDVAHLTPVHVLVVPKGRYADMTAFTKEASPAEAAAVFAAIKAIVDQHDIAEGGYRVVSNCGEHGGQEVPHLHFHVMGGRQLGGMRRSS; this is encoded by the coding sequence ATGGCCTATGACGACAGCAATATTTTCGCACGCATTCTGAGGAACGAAATCCCGGCAGATAAGGTCTATGAGGACGAGCACGTGCTCGCCTTCCACGACGTTGCGCATCTGACACCGGTGCATGTGCTGGTGGTGCCCAAGGGTCGCTATGCGGACATGACCGCGTTCACCAAAGAGGCAAGTCCGGCCGAGGCAGCGGCGGTGTTCGCGGCCATCAAGGCCATCGTGGACCAGCACGACATCGCCGAAGGCGGTTACCGGGTGGTCAGCAATTGCGGCGAGCACGGTGGCCAGGAAGTTCCACACCTGCATTTCCATGTCATGGGCGGCCGCCAACTCGGCGGCATGCGGCGCAGCTCGTAA
- a CDS encoding phosphoribosyl-ATP diphosphatase: MADAADILARLQEVIKARKGGDPETSYVAKRFGQGRTKIAQKVGEEAVECAIAAVSSDREAVVAESADLLFHLMILWADAGIAPDDVLEELARREGVSGITEKESREP; this comes from the coding sequence ATGGCTGACGCGGCGGACATTCTCGCGCGCCTGCAAGAGGTGATTAAAGCGCGCAAGGGCGGCGATCCTGAGACCTCCTATGTCGCCAAGCGCTTCGGCCAGGGCAGGACCAAGATAGCTCAGAAGGTCGGCGAGGAGGCGGTTGAATGCGCTATTGCCGCAGTCTCCAGCGACCGTGAGGCGGTGGTGGCGGAAAGTGCCGATTTGCTCTTTCACCTGATGATTCTGTGGGCTGATGCTGGGATCGCGCCGGACGACGTGCTCGAAGAGCTGGCGCGGCGCGAAGGCGTTTCTGGTATCACCGAGAAAGAGAGCAGAGAGCCCTGA
- the hisI gene encoding phosphoribosyl-AMP cyclohydrolase, with product MDNSILDRIAFNDDGLVSVIAQQHDTGEVLMLAWMTREAVAETLATGRICYWSRSRGALWRKGESSGHIQRLISLRVDCDGDALLALVDQTGVACHTGRRSCFFTALDNGAAEITPVLVPPETLYG from the coding sequence ATGGACAACAGCATACTCGACCGCATCGCTTTCAATGACGACGGTTTGGTTTCGGTGATCGCGCAGCAGCACGACACGGGCGAGGTGCTGATGCTCGCCTGGATGACGCGCGAGGCAGTGGCCGAGACGCTGGCGACGGGGCGTATTTGCTATTGGTCGCGGAGTCGTGGCGCCCTGTGGCGCAAGGGCGAGAGCTCGGGTCATATCCAGCGGCTAATCTCGCTTAGGGTCGACTGCGATGGCGATGCACTACTGGCCTTGGTCGACCAGACCGGCGTCGCCTGCCATACCGGCCGGCGCAGCTGCTTTTTCACCGCGCTTGACAACGGCGCCGCAGAGATCACGCCGGTGCTGGTGCCGCCGGAGACGCTCTATGGCTGA